A genomic region of Ciona intestinalis unplaced genomic scaffold, KH HT000177.2, whole genome shotgun sequence contains the following coding sequences:
- the LOC101243169 gene encoding mitotic-spindle organizing protein 2B-like translates to MSSNASVASSVHRNNILGPEETDLWELCYYGGLTVDPQVFKILLDLLHMDIHPKAVLEVLKEVTSHSKYSKPAAKDPKIIPEKNSDEKLNSVEKKSKPNVEVSKSQPKPRVTSSGESKNVKKVSSKVGARSSASEQRTKKK, encoded by the coding sequence ATGTCTTCCAATGCATCAGTGGCATCATCTgttcatagaaataacatattaGGCCCCGAGGAAACAGATTTATGGGAGTTGTGTTACTATGGGGGATTAACCGTCGACCCACAGGTGTTTAAGATCCTACTTGACCTTCTACACATGGACATTCACCCCAAAGCTGTGTTAGAAGTCTTGAAGGAAGTAACTTCTCACTCGAAATATTCAAAACCTGCGGCAAAAGATCCGAAAATAATACCAGAAAAAAATTCAGACGAAAAATTAAACTCTGTTGAAAAGAAATCGAAACCGAACGTGGAAGTTTCGAAATCGCAACCAAAGCCAAGAGTGACATCTAGTGGTGAAAGTAagaatgttaaaaaagtttcatcgAAAGTTGGGGCAAGGTCGAGCGCATCAGAGCAAAGAACGaagaaaaaatga